A stretch of DNA from Anopheles ziemanni chromosome 3, idAnoZiCoDA_A2_x.2, whole genome shotgun sequence:
TGGCCAACGGTACTTATACGCCACCGTGAGACCCGAGGTACGCCTTCACCAGTGAGACCCTACAGCAAAACacgcgaaaagaaagaaaaaaaagtggcgTCGAGGCTGGCGACCGGAACGTTGTGGTAAACAATTCAACTTTGCGCTGATTCATTGAAGTTCTTCGTCGGGTGTTGTGTGTTGGTGCCCTTGGCCGGCGCCCAGACGCGGGGCACCAAATGGCAATGGTAAGTGAAATGTTTCGCTCGGGCTTTCTTGTTACTGGCGAACTTCTCAAGATCACTGTCCTCCACACTCGAGAGCCCAAGTTCTTGCAAGATTTTATTAAGAAGTTAAGAATTTGATAGTTCTCAAATGAAGCAATACATGTACTCTAATGCACAATGGAtattgagattttttttcgtgtattttagCAAATATTATCCTTCactgtattttgtttgttttacaacaGTGAAACCAATACTCGGATTAAATTCAACTTATAAGTTTACAGTAAACAACTAGTAGAATAAAACTTATTTTCGTGATTTATCAGATACGCATATTTgtcagtttgttttgttctttttctaaTTGATTTCGCGAATCATCATTTTTGAATAAACCAAGCCACGGAAgtcattttttaaacaccaCCAATACATCGCTTTCTCACCTGATAAGTTTCCATACGGGCCGTTAAGGTTCGCATTGGTGCATCCATTGAACCACCAAGCTCCTTTTTGATACTCGGCGCATTGAAGACTACTATAATTATCATTATCGCTATCCTTAGTAGTGAACTTCATGCCGTGATTCCAAGCCATTGAATCTCCAGCCGTTCCACTATAATTTCCAATCTTCAGGACGAACTTTTCCGCTTCACTGCCAATCTCGAAGTGATCATACTTTGCATAGCCGTAGTTTCCGCTATAGTCTTTCACTTCCACCATGAGCTCGTGCTTCCGGGTTGAGGTCAGCTGGTGAAGATACTTCAAACCTAACCAAAACTCCCCGTCAATTGTGCCAAAGCCATCGCGATACTCATTCCAGGTTCGATAGAAGTCAACCTGCCCGTTGAAGCGGTGCTGGAATACAATCCAGCCACCGCCGTATGCGACCTGCTCACAATACACCTTTTTTGAATTACCACTCCCAAGATCGATGGTGTAAGTACCAGATTTTTTTGATGGCACGTTTTTGCATGACCAAAACACGTTCGTGTTCTTGATAGATTCGGTTAAGAGTTCCAAACTgtcttttgtttcattttgcagcTTTTTGAAGTTAGCTTCTAGCTCGTCATGTTTTACCTTCGATTGTTCTTCCAACCTGGTCATGTTCCGCATCATCTCCTGCAGGGTATTGTCCTTTGcctggatttgtttttttatttcaatcagtTTGCCTTTCTGAGATTCATCTCGCTCGTTCACATTGCGTTCAAGTTCctagataaaataaattctaacTGTAAATCAGTTCATCAACAGATGTTACAATACATGTACACAACTCAATGACTACAATCATAatgcaaaattaattttataccTTAATAGATCGCTCGATCTCCTGCAGGTAACCGTCCTTTGCTGTAATGTTGTTCTGAAGTTCCATCAACGTGCTCTGTAGACTGTCATACTTTTCCTGAGTCGGACGTTCCATCAACTTCTGCAAAACGTCATCCTTAGCAAGAGTATGATTCTGCTCTAATTCAACAAGCATTTCTTGCAGCGTTTCATATCTGCTGGTCATAGAATCTTCCACTTGCTGCAAATAGTAAAGCAGATCAATAATTGGT
This window harbors:
- the LOC131285836 gene encoding angiopoietin-related protein 7-like → MKQVEDSMTSRYETLQEMLVELEQNHTLAKDDVLQKLMERPTQEKYDSLQSTLMELQNNITAKDGYLQEIERSIKELERNVNERDESQKGKLIEIKKQIQAKDNTLQEMMRNMTRLEEQSKVKHDELEANFKKLQNETKDSLELLTESIKNTNVFWSCKNVPSKKSGTYTIDLGSGNSKKVYCEQVAYGGGWIVFQHRFNGQVDFYRTWNEYRDGFGTIDGEFWLGLKYLHQLTSTRKHELMVEVKDYSGNYGYAKYDHFEIGSEAEKFVLKIGNYSGTAGDSMAWNHGMKFTTKDSDNDNYSSLQCAEYQKGAWWFNGCTNANLNGPYGNLSELGLSSVEDSDLEKFASNKKARAKHFTYHCHLVPRVWAPAKGTNTQHPTKNFNESAQS